The Clostridia bacterium genome segment TAACCCTTATACCAAGAGCGTGGTAACAGAGGGAGTAGAAGAGCCTATGGATGATTACGCATTGTTTTCCAATCTAAAGACAATAACTGCGTCTTTAGAAGATGAACAGGTAAAAGACCTATTCAAAGGGCTTGCCAGACTTGTGCAAATGGCGACTTCGGGCGGCGGCACTGTTGACCAAAAGATTGATGTAAAAGTGCTGGAGCTTAAGAAAAAAGAACTTGAAAATGAGCGCTTGTTGGAAGAAAACAAAACACTTAAAAACATGATTGAAAAAATGCGTATGGAATTGACAGAACGCAAGCTTGACAGCAACCTAGAACAGCTAAGAGAAGTTAACAAGATGTTTTTAACCAAAGCTGATAACGATAAGATCAAAAGCTTGGGCGAATATGTTTCAGAATTAGGTAAAATCCTAGCAAGAACAAAATAAAACAAAAAACAGCCTTTATAATAAAAAGGCTGTTTTTATATACTTAAGATAAATTATTTTTTAAAACAATGATATAAACTCATTTACGGCAAAAGAAGTGGGTACGTTTTTCAAGGTTGCAAGACCTATGCCTCTAGAGGGTAATTCTGGTGTGGTTTTAACTTCTATCAAAAGTCCTTCGTCTATTTCTTTCTGAACATATTCTTTTACCACGCACGCAATACCAAGACCGTTTATGGCAAATTCTTTTAATAGATCAAGGTTGCCAAGTTCTATATCAGGTGTAACATCCACACCATTTTCTTTTAGGAAGTTGAGTACATTGCGTCTTGAGTTGCTGTTTTTGTCAAGCATCATCAAGGTATGATCGGTTAGCACATGCAGGCTTTGGTTTTCCAGCGTCAATGATTTGTGCTTAGAATTGGTTACAAAACAATCTCGCACACGACCTATTTCTTTTATGTTAAGAACGCTGTCTTCCACAGGTAGATTGACAAAGGCAACGTCTATAAGCCCGGTCTTTAGCAAATCCAAAGCGCCCATTGTAGTGCAGTTGGTAAGCTGAATTTTTATCTGAGGATATTTTTCATGAAAAAGGTTGATTTTGTCCAAAATATGATATTTAATCAGACTGTCACCGGCGCCTATATGCAGCGTGCCAATAGCCAGGTTTTTCATTTGCATAAATTTTTTTTCAGCAGATCTTATCAGGTCAATGGCTTTTTCAACATAGCCAAACATCATCTCGCCTTCACCTTCGGTAAGCTTCATACCTTTGGGCGTACGCACAAAAAGTCTTCCGCCAAGCTGGCTTTCAAGCTGTTTGATTGATTGGCTTACGGCAGGCTGTGTGATATACAATTCTTTGGCAGC includes the following:
- a CDS encoding LysR family transcriptional regulator encodes the protein MSVDLELYKVFYTVGKTGNLTKAAKELYITQPAVSQSIKQLESQLGGRLFVRTPKGMKLTEGEGEMMFGYVEKAIDLIRSAEKKFMQMKNLAIGTLHIGAGDSLIKYHILDKINLFHEKYPQIKIQLTNCTTMGALDLLKTGLIDVAFVNLPVEDSVLNIKEIGRVRDCFVTNSKHKSLTLENQSLHVLTDHTLMMLDKNSNSRRNVLNFLKENGVDVTPDIELGNLDLLKEFAINGLGIACVVKEYVQKEIDEGLLIEVKTTPELPSRGIGLATLKNVPTSFAVNEFISLF